The following coding sequences are from one Roseburia hominis A2-183 window:
- a CDS encoding flavodoxin family protein, which translates to MKVILVNGSPREKGCTYTALCEVAGALEKNGIETEIFQVGAKPIAGCIGCNVCLKNGRCFVDDPVNEFVEKAKTADGFVFGSPVHYAAASGAITSFLDRAFYGKGNVFAGKPGAAVVSCRRGGAASAFDQLNKYFTINSMPVVSSQYWNQVHGNTPDEVRQDAEGLQTMRTLGSNMAWLLKCIQAGAAAGITFPEREPAMKTNFIR; encoded by the coding sequence ATGAAAGTAATATTGGTAAACGGAAGTCCGAGGGAAAAGGGATGTACTTATACAGCGCTCTGCGAGGTGGCAGGGGCTCTCGAGAAGAACGGCATTGAGACCGAGATTTTTCAGGTGGGTGCAAAGCCGATCGCCGGCTGCATCGGCTGCAATGTCTGTCTTAAGAACGGACGCTGCTTTGTGGACGATCCGGTCAATGAATTTGTTGAGAAAGCAAAAACGGCGGACGGTTTTGTGTTCGGCTCGCCGGTGCATTATGCGGCGGCATCCGGTGCCATCACCTCGTTTCTCGACCGCGCATTCTACGGAAAGGGAAATGTGTTTGCCGGAAAGCCGGGGGCAGCAGTGGTGAGCTGCAGACGCGGCGGCGCGGCATCCGCGTTTGATCAGCTGAACAAATATTTCACGATCAATTCCATGCCGGTGGTTTCCTCCCAGTACTGGAACCAGGTACACGGAAATACGCCGGACGAGGTACGGCAGGACGCAGAGGGACTGCAGACCATGCGCACGCTGGGCAGCAATATGGCATGGCTGCTCAAATGTATTCAGGCAGGAGCGGCAGCGGGAATCACATTCCCGGAGCGGGAACCTGCAATGAAAACAAATTTTATTCGGTAA
- a CDS encoding peptidoglycan recognition protein family protein, producing MREEQEEKYRREERRRYEEKRRRRRKRLRRRRRLRIVLLIGIPLLLVLAVWFGTRQIKKLLYEEKPVMAYEVKYVAQAPDYQVELLDYNEYSRPGTALSQVNGIVIHYTANPGTTAEQNRSYFENLKDTGETYASSHFVIGMDGEIVQCIPCNEIAYASNDRNEDTIAIECCIPDETGEFTDATYQSLIELTAWLMGRYDLTTDDVIRHYDVTGKMCPKYYVEHEDAWLVFKQDLLTYIDVNGIAKNEEIS from the coding sequence ATGCGAGAGGAACAGGAAGAGAAATACAGGCGAGAAGAACGGCGTAGGTATGAGGAGAAAAGGCGTAGACGGCGCAAAAGGCTTCGGAGAAGACGCCGGCTGCGCATAGTGCTTTTGATCGGCATTCCGCTGCTTTTGGTGCTGGCGGTCTGGTTTGGCACACGACAGATCAAAAAGCTTCTATATGAAGAAAAGCCGGTGATGGCGTACGAGGTAAAGTATGTGGCACAGGCGCCGGACTATCAGGTAGAACTGCTGGATTACAACGAATATTCGCGGCCGGGAACGGCGCTTTCCCAGGTGAACGGCATCGTGATCCACTATACTGCGAATCCGGGCACGACAGCGGAGCAGAACCGCAGCTATTTTGAGAATCTGAAAGACACAGGGGAGACGTATGCCAGCAGTCATTTCGTCATCGGCATGGACGGGGAGATTGTGCAGTGCATTCCGTGCAACGAGATTGCCTACGCGTCGAATGACCGGAATGAAGACACGATAGCCATCGAGTGCTGTATTCCGGATGAGACGGGAGAGTTTACCGATGCGACCTACCAGTCGCTGATAGAGCTTACCGCCTGGCTGATGGGACGCTATGACCTGACTACGGATGATGTGATCCGCCATTATGATGTGACGGGGAAAATGTGCCCGAAATACTATGTGGAGCATGAGGATGCGTGGCTTGTGTTCAAGCAGGACCTGCTGACCTACATTGATGTGAATGGTATTGCCAAAAATGAGGAAATATCGTAG
- a CDS encoding sensor domain-containing phosphodiesterase — MALSRGMNQEASQDTDLGLLDATLMQNLQDRFCDANNVYLVCLSRTRGVVTKAYGSKEELAYIHGLTGVERHMTLMNRLLDDGIESVLEEDCGNDLVKMCGVSIKIGGKTAAIWIVIGIMDREGGDVPSYVMRTTPERYDKSLEFLETLSKQMFAVKMEELMAQEAVLKSRESETQMEAELHRNEVMTSIVKMLESENSFEEIVHDILRECCAYMEISRGALLKENKEHSKIEMICEYAAPGMDSVRGEWSGVSREKMPFFNGKPYMISSNSMMPEVFRQFFDAHGLLAGIFLPVEVNTRAEMYLCFLEEHEERNWEVTDVKFVNDVRRIIQSILLKRIAKNSLASSYASLEAILENVGCGIYVKDPVSGRILYSNQRLRAFLPDDAAPDMLENCWREESGGIDTDCFHEIYLEQEKRWFDYHRTGIHWVDGRSVFLYTIYEVTDKKLYQQKIERQANNDFLTGLYNRMRFEQDLAHCIEQTKEFGGEGALLYIDLDDFKHINDGLGHQYGDILLKNISDSLRRIPGVENNCYRMGGDEFIIILAHRQIMMLQKILNDIRTLFSKPWMLKGADYYCTMSMGVVRFPTEGDTVEELIKKADIALYAAKCSGKNRVEFYDENVESTSFRRLDMEKNMRNATNNAFSEFEVVYQPIVDVTRESNPCVGAEALIRWNSGELGLIAPTDFIPLAEYLGLINPIGAYVLEEACKRCKYWNDMGHPDYKVNVNLSVVQLLQNDIVEQVRSVIKRTGIVPENLTLEVTEGLAINDMSRMKKILSEIRALGVRVALDDFGTGYSSLNHIREMPIDVIKIDRCFIIDIGKDEFSAAFVKMVAELAQTIGVHVCVEGVETKEQVDALKQTKIQLIQGFYFGKPLHKEEFDEKYL; from the coding sequence ATGGCACTTTCAAGGGGGATGAATCAGGAAGCGTCGCAGGATACCGATCTGGGATTGTTAGATGCGACATTGATGCAGAATCTGCAGGACCGGTTTTGCGATGCCAATAATGTGTATCTGGTGTGTCTGAGCAGAACGCGCGGAGTTGTCACAAAGGCATACGGTTCTAAGGAGGAACTGGCGTACATTCACGGACTGACCGGAGTGGAACGGCATATGACGCTCATGAACCGGCTTTTAGATGACGGAATCGAAAGTGTGCTCGAAGAGGATTGTGGAAATGATCTGGTGAAAATGTGCGGCGTGTCCATCAAGATCGGCGGGAAGACGGCGGCAATCTGGATCGTCATCGGAATTATGGATCGGGAAGGCGGGGATGTTCCATCTTATGTCATGCGCACGACGCCGGAACGGTATGATAAGTCACTGGAATTTCTGGAGACATTGTCCAAGCAGATGTTCGCCGTGAAGATGGAAGAACTGATGGCACAGGAGGCGGTGTTAAAGAGCCGCGAGTCTGAGACGCAGATGGAAGCGGAACTTCACAGGAATGAGGTGATGACTTCCATCGTAAAGATGTTAGAGTCGGAAAACAGCTTTGAGGAGATCGTGCACGACATTCTGCGGGAATGCTGCGCGTATATGGAGATTTCGCGCGGTGCGCTCTTAAAAGAGAACAAAGAGCACTCGAAGATCGAGATGATCTGTGAATATGCGGCGCCCGGAATGGACTCAGTGCGTGGGGAATGGTCCGGCGTGTCGCGTGAGAAGATGCCCTTTTTTAACGGAAAACCGTATATGATTTCTTCAAACAGTATGATGCCGGAGGTGTTCCGGCAGTTTTTTGATGCGCACGGGCTTTTGGCAGGCATTTTTCTGCCGGTCGAGGTCAATACCAGGGCGGAGATGTACCTGTGCTTTTTGGAAGAACACGAGGAGCGGAACTGGGAAGTGACGGACGTCAAGTTCGTCAACGATGTCAGACGGATTATTCAGAGTATTCTTCTGAAGCGTATTGCAAAAAATTCGTTGGCGAGTTCGTATGCGTCCCTTGAGGCGATTTTAGAGAACGTGGGCTGCGGAATCTATGTGAAGGATCCGGTCAGTGGAAGGATTCTCTACAGCAACCAGCGGCTGCGCGCATTTCTGCCGGACGATGCCGCGCCGGACATGTTGGAGAACTGCTGGCGGGAAGAATCGGGCGGCATTGATACGGACTGCTTCCACGAGATCTATCTGGAGCAGGAAAAACGCTGGTTTGACTATCACCGGACAGGAATCCACTGGGTCGACGGAAGAAGTGTATTTTTGTATACCATCTATGAGGTGACGGACAAAAAGCTGTATCAGCAGAAGATCGAACGGCAGGCAAACAACGATTTTTTGACCGGGCTTTACAACCGTATGCGGTTTGAGCAGGATCTTGCGCACTGCATTGAACAGACAAAGGAGTTCGGCGGCGAAGGAGCGCTGCTCTACATCGATCTCGATGATTTTAAGCATATCAACGACGGACTGGGACACCAGTACGGGGATATCCTGTTAAAAAATATATCGGACAGCCTGCGTCGGATTCCGGGTGTGGAAAATAACTGTTACCGCATGGGCGGAGATGAGTTTATCATTATTCTTGCACATCGGCAGATCATGATGCTGCAGAAGATTCTGAACGACATCCGCACGCTGTTTTCCAAGCCGTGGATGCTTAAGGGGGCGGATTACTACTGTACGATGAGTATGGGCGTTGTGCGTTTTCCGACAGAGGGCGACACGGTGGAGGAGCTGATCAAGAAGGCGGATATTGCGCTTTACGCCGCAAAATGTTCCGGCAAGAACCGTGTGGAGTTCTACGATGAGAACGTGGAGTCCACATCGTTCCGCCGCCTCGATATGGAAAAAAATATGCGCAATGCGACCAACAATGCATTTTCCGAGTTTGAGGTGGTCTATCAGCCGATCGTGGATGTGACCAGGGAATCCAATCCGTGCGTGGGTGCGGAGGCGTTGATCCGCTGGAATTCCGGGGAACTGGGATTGATTGCTCCGACGGATTTTATACCGCTGGCGGAGTATCTGGGGCTGATTAACCCGATCGGTGCGTATGTCCTCGAGGAGGCGTGCAAGCGGTGCAAATACTGGAACGATATGGGGCATCCGGATTACAAGGTAAATGTCAATCTCTCCGTGGTGCAGCTGCTGCAGAATGACATTGTAGAGCAGGTGCGCTCGGTCATCAAACGGACGGGGATTGTACCGGAGAATCTGACCCTGGAGGTCACGGAGGGGCTGGCGATCAACGATATGAGCCGGATGAAGAAGATTCTTTCCGAGATTCGCGCACTTGGCGTGCGTGTGGCGCTGGATGATTTCGGGACGGGGTATTCCTCACTTAATCATATCCGGGAAATGCCGATCGACGTCATCAAGATTGACCGCTGTTTTATCATTGACATCGGGAAGGATGAATTTTCCGCCGCCTTCGTGAAAATGGTGGCGGAACTTGCCCAGACGATCGGCGTTCATGTCTGTGTGGAGGGCGTCGAGACGAAAGAACAGGTTGATGCGCTCAAGCAGACGAAAATCCAGTTGATTCAGGGATTTTACTTTGGAAAGCCGCTGCATAAAGAGGAGTTTGACGAGAAATATCTGTAG
- a CDS encoding TRM11 family SAM-dependent methyltransferase — protein sequence MIHEYYKELQNNQNIRENLSLLRSECKDPQARETLLSLVGDGALLTGLLESDEPKVRKNAALLLGSLGLLQTAGSLFHAYEREQTLFVRSAYLTALSGMEVSPYLEALKEHRDALLAREIPENEKKHVNEELRELERIITAAEGITRHTFVGFTEPQDFLLATNREQRGVTLEEVKAVSASVRRSEKLHPLGVLVHAKDVRPFASIRTYRELLFPVRTAQPVPEDALGAAEAVWDSNLRELLTQAHRETTPFYFRLEIKSHMPLDKKSTFARRFSAELERLSGRMLVNAPSDYEIELRLLEKRDGGYACFLKLLTIAHGRFAYRKNAVAASIHPATAAMIVALAEPYLKENAQILDPFCGVGTMLIERDIRVPAREKYGIDIFGEAIRGARENASYAGEKINFINRDYFDFTHAYLFDEIITNMPVRGRKSKEETDTFYGRFFEKSAGLLKADGILVLYSNEQGFIRKQLRIRSAYRLLAEQCIREKDQFYLFVIQYKG from the coding sequence ATGATTCACGAATATTATAAAGAATTACAGAACAATCAGAATATAAGAGAGAACTTGAGTCTGCTGCGAAGCGAGTGCAAGGACCCACAGGCAAGGGAAACCCTGCTGTCTCTGGTGGGAGACGGGGCACTGCTCACAGGACTGCTGGAGAGCGATGAGCCGAAGGTGCGCAAAAATGCGGCGCTTCTGCTTGGAAGTCTCGGGCTTTTACAGACGGCAGGTTCTCTTTTTCATGCATACGAGAGAGAGCAGACGCTGTTCGTAAGGAGCGCGTATCTCACGGCTTTGTCAGGGATGGAGGTATCCCCGTATCTGGAAGCGTTAAAAGAACACAGGGATGCACTTTTGGCGCGGGAGATTCCCGAGAATGAGAAAAAGCATGTGAATGAGGAACTGCGAGAACTGGAACGTATCATTACGGCGGCGGAGGGAATTACCCGTCACACGTTTGTGGGATTCACAGAGCCGCAGGATTTTCTGCTCGCGACAAACCGGGAGCAGCGCGGCGTGACGCTTGAGGAGGTAAAAGCGGTGTCCGCATCGGTCAGACGCAGTGAGAAACTGCACCCGCTCGGTGTGCTGGTTCATGCGAAGGACGTCCGCCCGTTTGCGTCGATAAGGACTTACCGCGAGTTATTGTTTCCGGTGCGCACGGCGCAGCCGGTGCCGGAAGATGCCTTAGGAGCCGCGGAGGCGGTCTGGGATTCCAATCTGCGGGAGCTCCTTACACAGGCGCACCGGGAGACGACGCCGTTTTATTTCAGACTGGAAATAAAGAGCCACATGCCGTTAGACAAAAAGAGCACGTTTGCCAGACGGTTTTCCGCGGAGCTGGAGCGGCTGTCCGGCAGGATGCTTGTGAATGCACCGTCGGATTATGAGATTGAACTGCGGCTTCTGGAGAAAAGAGACGGCGGTTACGCCTGCTTTCTGAAACTTCTTACGATTGCGCATGGACGCTTTGCCTACCGCAAAAATGCGGTGGCAGCTTCGATTCATCCGGCGACGGCGGCAATGATTGTGGCGCTGGCAGAGCCGTATTTAAAAGAAAACGCGCAGATTCTCGATCCGTTCTGCGGTGTCGGCACGATGTTGATCGAGCGGGATATCCGTGTCCCGGCACGGGAAAAATACGGAATTGATATCTTTGGCGAGGCGATCCGGGGAGCCAGGGAGAATGCATCATATGCGGGGGAGAAAATCAATTTTATCAACCGTGATTATTTTGATTTTACACATGCATATCTATTTGACGAGATCATCACCAATATGCCTGTCCGGGGAAGAAAGTCAAAGGAAGAGACGGACACTTTTTACGGCAGATTTTTTGAAAAATCAGCCGGACTTTTAAAAGCGGACGGAATTCTTGTGCTCTATTCCAATGAGCAGGGATTTATCAGAAAACAGCTTCGCATAAGAAGCGCTTACCGGCTGCTTGCCGAGCAGTGTATCCGGGAAAAGGATCAGTTTTATCTGTTTGTAATTCAGTATAAAGGATGA